A portion of the candidate division KSB1 bacterium genome contains these proteins:
- the queA gene encoding tRNA preQ1(34) S-adenosylmethionine ribosyltransferase-isomerase QueA, with product MKLADFQYNLPEKLIAQYPAKRRDQACLMIVNRETGEIDEALFSDVVDYMNEGDCLVVNETKVFPARLLGTKDRTEAQVEIFLLRELEPSLWEVLVKPARKVRIGNRLTVGKELMCDVIDNTVSGGRVVRFHYDGDFYAIVERIGKSPLPPYIKREPEPLDKERYQTVYAKTRGAVAAPTAGLHFTRELLKKIEKKGVKIVPVLLHLGLGSFRPVAVEDLSRHKMDSEYYEISPESVDAINETMRSGHKVIAVGTSTVRVLETVVTSEGWVKPGKGWTDKFIYPPYEFTIVDRLITNFHLPGSTLLMMVCAFAGRDLIFKAYRRAIREKFRFCSYGDAMLIL from the coding sequence ATGAAGCTTGCGGACTTTCAATACAACCTACCAGAGAAGCTGATTGCTCAGTACCCTGCGAAGCGACGCGACCAGGCCTGCTTGATGATCGTCAACCGCGAGACCGGCGAGATTGACGAGGCCTTGTTCAGCGATGTGGTGGACTATATGAACGAGGGCGATTGCCTGGTAGTCAACGAGACCAAAGTCTTTCCGGCGCGCCTGTTAGGCACCAAGGACCGCACCGAGGCGCAGGTGGAGATATTCCTGCTCCGCGAATTGGAACCGAGCCTGTGGGAAGTGCTCGTCAAGCCGGCACGCAAAGTGCGCATCGGCAATCGTCTGACCGTGGGCAAGGAGCTGATGTGCGACGTCATTGACAATACGGTTTCCGGCGGTCGTGTGGTGCGATTCCACTATGACGGTGACTTTTACGCAATTGTCGAACGCATCGGCAAGTCGCCCTTGCCGCCGTACATCAAGCGCGAACCGGAGCCTTTGGACAAGGAGCGCTACCAGACGGTCTACGCCAAGACCCGTGGGGCAGTGGCCGCCCCGACCGCTGGCCTCCACTTTACCAGAGAGCTGTTGAAAAAGATCGAGAAGAAGGGGGTCAAGATTGTCCCGGTCCTTCTGCATCTCGGATTGGGCAGCTTCCGCCCAGTGGCGGTGGAGGACTTGAGCCGTCACAAGATGGACTCGGAATACTATGAGATTTCACCAGAGTCAGTGGACGCCATCAATGAGACCATGCGCTCCGGGCACAAGGTCATCGCCGTGGGGACGAGCACAGTGCGCGTCCTGGAGACAGTGGTCACCTCCGAGGGATGGGTCAAGCCAGGCAAAGGGTGGACTGACAAGTTCATCTACCCCCCGTATGAGTTCACGATTGTGGACCGCCTGATTACCAATTTCCACCTCCCGGGATCGACGCTGCTGATGATGGTGTGCGCTTTTGCCGGCCGGGACCTGATTTTCAAGGCGTATCGCAGAGCGATCAGGGAAAAGTTCCGCTTCTGCAGTTACGGCGATGCCATGCTGATCCTGTAG
- the ispD gene encoding 2-C-methyl-D-erythritol 4-phosphate cytidylyltransferase, giving the protein MRTTVIVVAAGRSARFGSDTPKQFALVHGRPLLFYSLSAFQRMPLVDALIAVVPEGREQWVQEEIVDRFDLHKVVAVVRGGERRQDSVWAGLQAVPQASELVAIHDGARPLVNPEVVAAVLSAAEKHGAAIPGIRLADTIKEVQGGQVVQTLNRDRLIAVQTPQAFRYALLLEAYRAAQGQRVEVTDDAAMVERLGHPVWVVKGDPRAVKVTTPHDLSIVVQWLVGQEG; this is encoded by the coding sequence GTGCGCACCACGGTGATAGTGGTGGCGGCGGGACGCAGCGCGCGTTTCGGTTCCGACACCCCGAAGCAATTTGCCCTCGTCCACGGGCGCCCGTTGCTCTTCTACTCCCTCAGCGCCTTCCAGCGCATGCCTCTGGTGGATGCTCTGATCGCTGTAGTTCCCGAGGGGCGCGAGCAGTGGGTGCAGGAGGAGATCGTCGACCGTTTTGACCTGCACAAAGTCGTCGCGGTGGTGCGAGGCGGCGAACGCCGACAGGACTCGGTGTGGGCCGGCCTGCAAGCTGTGCCGCAAGCGAGCGAGCTGGTGGCGATCCACGACGGTGCCCGGCCTTTGGTGAACCCCGAAGTGGTGGCCGCAGTCCTTTCGGCCGCGGAAAAGCATGGTGCTGCTATCCCGGGCATCCGGCTGGCGGACACCATCAAGGAGGTTCAAGGCGGGCAGGTGGTGCAGACGCTCAACCGTGACCGGCTCATCGCCGTGCAGACACCCCAGGCCTTCCGCTATGCGCTGCTTCTTGAGGCATACCGCGCCGCCCAGGGGCAAAGGGTAGAGGTGACCGACGATGCCGCGATGGTCGAGCGGCTGGGGCACCCCGTTTGGGTGGTCAAGGGGGACCCCCGCGCCGTCAAAGTGACGACGCCCCATGACTTGAGCATCGTGGTGCAATGGCTGGTCGGGCAAGAGGGCTGA
- a CDS encoding D-alanine--D-alanine ligase: MVNKLKIAVLTGGYSPERDVSLASGLQIATALRARGHKVILVDPALGDGPIREGDKVTRLGIGPEPPSLEELPRDFGQHYIRCIDYLAHQGIDVVFNGLHGGAGEDGTIQGLLDLAGLPYTGTGVLGSALAMNKVASKRIFERVGIRTPEWLLVDGQLSEWESVARAVATSFGFPAVVKPSNQGSTVGVSRVNGPEELAEALRKARMYSQEVIIERFIAGREITVALLAGEALPVVEIIPEHGFYDYECKYSHGKSRYEVPAPIPEPTRLEAQEMAVKAYQVLYTQDYGRVDMRYREDGKVYCLEMNTLPGMTGISLVPKAARAAGMEFAELCERIVELALRRAQGSAREQ; this comes from the coding sequence TTGGTTAACAAACTGAAGATTGCGGTGCTCACGGGCGGATATTCCCCGGAGCGGGATGTATCGCTGGCCTCTGGGCTGCAAATTGCCACTGCCCTCCGCGCTCGTGGCCACAAGGTCATCCTGGTGGACCCTGCCCTCGGCGATGGACCGATAAGGGAGGGAGACAAAGTCACCAGGCTGGGCATTGGCCCCGAACCACCGTCGCTCGAGGAGCTGCCCAGGGATTTTGGTCAACACTACATTCGGTGTATCGACTACCTTGCCCACCAGGGCATCGACGTGGTGTTCAACGGGCTACATGGTGGCGCTGGCGAGGATGGCACCATTCAGGGGTTGCTCGACTTGGCAGGCTTGCCCTACACTGGGACCGGCGTGTTGGGGAGCGCGCTGGCCATGAACAAGGTGGCCTCGAAGCGAATTTTTGAGCGCGTGGGCATTCGCACCCCGGAGTGGCTCCTGGTCGACGGGCAACTGTCGGAGTGGGAAAGCGTGGCGCGAGCAGTGGCCACCAGTTTCGGCTTTCCCGCAGTGGTCAAGCCGAGCAATCAGGGCTCCACGGTGGGCGTGAGCCGGGTCAATGGGCCGGAGGAGCTGGCCGAGGCCCTGCGCAAAGCGCGCATGTACTCGCAGGAGGTGATTATCGAGCGGTTCATCGCCGGCCGGGAAATCACCGTGGCGCTTCTGGCGGGTGAGGCCTTGCCTGTGGTGGAGATCATCCCCGAACATGGTTTTTACGACTATGAGTGCAAGTACTCGCACGGCAAGAGCCGCTACGAAGTGCCTGCCCCGATCCCCGAACCCACGCGCCTCGAAGCCCAGGAGATGGCAGTCAAGGCCTACCAGGTGCTCTACACCCAAGACTACGGCCGGGTGGACATGCGATACCGTGAGGATGGCAAAGTGTACTGCCTGGAGATGAATACGCTGCCCGGCATGACCGGTATAAGCCTGGTGCCTAAGGCGGCGCGTGCTGCAGGGATGGAGTTCGCGGAGTTGTGCGAGCGGATTGTCGAGCTCGCCCTGCGCCGCGCTCAGGGGAGTGCTCGTGAGCAGTAG
- a CDS encoding BtpA/SgcQ family protein — MSSSLLRAAFGVEQPLIGMVHLQPLPGSPRFAGDFGAVIDAALRDAEALAEGGFDGCIVENFGDRPFFPDRVPEVTVAAMAMVTDRLVRATRLPVGVNVLRNDAMAALAIAAIVGARFIRVNVLAGAMVTDQGLIQGRAHEVMRTRAALGAKVMVLADVLVKHAAPLGEADPVRQAADLLERAGADALIVTGRATGEAPSPALVQHLRESFPSAAILVGSGVTPSNAGQFLPFCDGLIVGTCLKAGGAVSVERVRELVSAVRGT, encoded by the coding sequence GTGAGCAGTAGTTTGCTTCGCGCTGCATTTGGCGTCGAGCAGCCGCTCATCGGCATGGTGCACCTGCAGCCGCTTCCAGGCAGCCCGCGCTTTGCAGGAGACTTTGGCGCGGTAATCGACGCCGCTCTGCGCGACGCAGAGGCGTTGGCGGAAGGCGGCTTTGATGGCTGCATCGTGGAGAATTTTGGCGACAGGCCTTTCTTTCCCGATCGTGTTCCGGAGGTGACTGTCGCCGCCATGGCCATGGTCACGGACCGCCTGGTTCGGGCCACGCGTTTGCCCGTGGGAGTGAATGTACTACGCAACGACGCAATGGCGGCGCTCGCGATAGCCGCAATAGTGGGAGCGCGGTTCATCCGGGTCAATGTGCTGGCGGGCGCGATGGTGACCGATCAGGGGCTTATCCAAGGCAGGGCCCACGAGGTGATGCGCACGCGGGCCGCACTGGGCGCGAAAGTCATGGTGCTTGCCGATGTGCTGGTGAAACACGCCGCACCGCTCGGCGAAGCGGACCCGGTGCGACAGGCGGCAGACCTGCTCGAGCGAGCCGGGGCGGACGCTCTCATCGTCACCGGCAGAGCTACCGGTGAGGCACCAAGCCCTGCTCTGGTGCAGCACCTCCGGGAATCATTTCCCAGTGCTGCCATCCTGGTGGGCAGCGGCGTTACCCCGTCCAATGCGGGTCAGTTTCTCCCGTTCTGCGACGGCCTCATCGTCGGCACCTGCCTTAAGGCCGGCGGGGCAGTTTCCGTCGAGCGAGTTCGCGAGTTGGTGTCGGCAGTGAGAGGGACATAG
- the ispF gene encoding 2-C-methyl-D-erythritol 2,4-cyclodiphosphate synthase encodes MMRVGQGYDVHRLVAGRPLILGGVQIPFPQGLLGHSDADVLCHAIADALLGAAAAGDIGKHFPNSDPQWKGVSSLLILRRVADVVSDAGFVVVNVDATVVAERPMLAPYIEQMRENIASALQVCPSAVSVKATTTEGLGMAGRGEGIAASAVALLAHARGEAASGEHAG; translated from the coding sequence CTGATGAGAGTAGGGCAAGGATACGATGTGCACCGGCTGGTCGCCGGCAGGCCGCTGATCTTGGGTGGCGTGCAGATCCCCTTCCCACAGGGGCTGCTGGGGCACTCGGATGCCGATGTGCTTTGCCATGCCATTGCCGATGCGCTATTGGGGGCTGCAGCAGCCGGGGACATTGGCAAGCACTTTCCCAACTCAGACCCGCAGTGGAAAGGGGTGTCCAGCTTGTTGATCCTGCGGCGGGTCGCTGACGTCGTCTCTGATGCGGGCTTTGTCGTAGTCAATGTGGATGCTACCGTGGTCGCGGAGCGGCCTATGTTGGCCCCCTACATCGAGCAGATGCGCGAGAACATCGCCTCCGCCTTGCAGGTTTGCCCCTCTGCGGTTTCGGTGAAGGCCACGACGACCGAAGGGCTCGGCATGGCAGGTAGAGGCGAAGGGATCGCTGCCTCGGCCGTGGCCCTCCTGGCTCATGCGCGTGGCGAAGCAGCAAGCGGTGAACATGCCGGTTAG
- the ruvB gene encoding Holliday junction branch migration DNA helicase RuvB: MAVQRHTVDRATNPGRLDGEIEFDTALRPTSFDEFVGQKKLVDNLKVFIQAAKQRGEPLDHCLFYGPPGLGKTTLANIIAHEMGVNIRCTSGPALERPLDLVGLLSRLEERDVLFIDEVHRLSRVVEEYLYPALEEFQVDIIIDKGPNARSVRLKLPPFTMIGATTRAGSLTSPLRSRFGVTNRLDYYKPEELFQIIKRSARILEIGLDEEAGLEIARRSRGTPRVANRLLRRVRDFAQVEGLSRITLPVTLDALRRLEVDELGLDEMDKRIVCTVIEKFKGGPVGLNTLAVAVGEDGETIEEVYEPYLVQEGFIDRTARGRTATERAFAHFGFKQPQRKQESLF, encoded by the coding sequence ATGGCGGTTCAGCGACACACGGTCGACAGAGCAACCAATCCGGGGCGACTCGATGGCGAGATCGAGTTCGATACCGCTCTCCGTCCTACCTCCTTTGACGAGTTCGTCGGGCAGAAAAAGCTGGTGGATAACCTGAAGGTGTTCATCCAGGCTGCAAAGCAGCGCGGCGAACCGCTTGACCATTGCCTCTTCTACGGCCCGCCGGGGCTGGGCAAGACGACCCTGGCCAACATCATTGCCCATGAAATGGGAGTCAACATCCGTTGCACTTCTGGACCCGCCTTGGAGCGGCCTCTGGACTTGGTGGGCTTGTTGAGCAGGCTTGAGGAACGCGACGTCCTGTTCATCGACGAGGTGCACCGCCTCAGCCGCGTGGTGGAGGAGTACCTCTACCCGGCGCTGGAAGAGTTCCAGGTGGACATTATCATCGACAAGGGGCCAAACGCCCGTTCTGTGCGCCTGAAACTGCCGCCCTTCACCATGATCGGGGCAACCACGCGCGCCGGTTCTCTCACCTCCCCTTTGCGCTCGCGCTTCGGCGTGACCAACCGTCTCGACTACTACAAGCCGGAAGAGCTCTTTCAGATTATCAAACGTTCGGCCCGCATCCTGGAGATTGGCCTCGACGAGGAGGCGGGGCTGGAAATCGCCAGGCGCTCGCGAGGCACGCCGCGGGTAGCCAACCGCCTGCTGCGCCGGGTGCGCGATTTCGCGCAGGTTGAAGGCCTGTCGCGCATCACCTTGCCGGTGACCCTCGATGCCCTCCGTCGCCTGGAAGTTGACGAGCTGGGTCTCGATGAGATGGACAAGCGCATCGTCTGCACCGTCATCGAAAAGTTCAAAGGGGGACCAGTGGGGCTCAACACCTTGGCGGTGGCAGTTGGCGAAGATGGCGAGACCATCGAGGAAGTCTACGAACCCTACCTGGTGCAGGAAGGGTTCATCGACCGCACCGCCCGTGGCAGGACGGCCACGGAGCGCGCCTTTGCCCACTTTGGCTTCAAGCAACCCCAGAGAAAGCAGGAAAGCCTGTTCTAA
- a CDS encoding glutamate--tRNA ligase family protein: protein MRVAKQQAVNMPVSPRVVFSVADAGHLSLAEARLALVSWLLAKKGGGTFVVRLDDFAGGLQPATQLSLYRDLQWLGMAADEGPGIGGDFAPYRQAERHELYARFLEKLLAEQSAFRCFCVGDGARSPQPAPAQCSAGCSTLPARRVEELSRQGVSSIVRLKGQAGEIVVDDLLRGPISLRGEAVGDVVLAMPSGAPTPEFRAAVDDALMFASHVVRDEQAMPFTFRQVLICRALDLEPPQVAHLASVRALPGFDPAAEHRRVTIERLRREGYLASTVLAFVARLVGMEIAQLTVRSAAELLPLFRLQELPTHEAVLNLEVLREESRRQLRPLSDEELHEALRPALARAGLGSDPRLPQLVALYRDWAFSVGDLAQKLSVFGRESVPVMDRTAVQFLARESSQKVLWSFARGLRSLRHLDAEVFSRLMTKVRQETGLMGHDLWVPVRLVLTGDRDGPPLPQVVALMGRDKCQKLIERILG, encoded by the coding sequence ATGCGCGTGGCGAAGCAGCAAGCGGTGAACATGCCGGTTAGTCCCAGGGTAGTTTTCTCTGTAGCTGATGCGGGTCATCTGAGCCTTGCCGAGGCGCGGCTGGCGCTGGTAAGCTGGTTGCTCGCCAAGAAGGGCGGCGGGACTTTTGTCGTCCGCCTCGACGACTTTGCCGGCGGTCTCCAGCCCGCGACGCAACTGAGCCTGTACCGGGACCTGCAGTGGCTTGGCATGGCTGCAGATGAAGGGCCTGGTATCGGTGGGGACTTTGCTCCGTATCGCCAGGCAGAGCGGCATGAGCTCTACGCCCGCTTCTTGGAGAAACTCCTGGCTGAACAGAGTGCCTTCCGCTGCTTCTGCGTGGGGGACGGAGCGAGGTCTCCTCAGCCCGCGCCGGCGCAGTGCAGTGCAGGCTGTTCGACGCTGCCGGCCCGCCGCGTGGAGGAGCTCTCCAGGCAGGGCGTGTCCTCCATCGTCAGGCTCAAGGGCCAGGCAGGCGAGATTGTGGTTGACGACTTGCTGCGCGGGCCTATTTCGCTGCGTGGGGAGGCGGTGGGCGATGTGGTGCTCGCCATGCCCAGCGGCGCACCCACACCTGAGTTTCGGGCTGCAGTGGATGACGCGCTCATGTTCGCCTCGCACGTGGTGCGCGACGAACAGGCGATGCCTTTCACCTTCCGCCAGGTGCTCATCTGTCGAGCCCTGGACTTGGAGCCACCGCAGGTTGCTCACCTGGCGTCGGTGCGCGCGCTCCCTGGTTTCGATCCGGCAGCAGAACACCGCCGGGTCACCATCGAGCGCTTGCGCCGCGAAGGTTACCTTGCCAGCACGGTGCTGGCCTTTGTCGCGCGCCTGGTGGGCATGGAAATCGCCCAGCTGACCGTACGCAGCGCGGCTGAACTGCTGCCGCTCTTTCGGCTGCAAGAGCTGCCCACCCACGAGGCAGTGCTCAACCTGGAAGTCCTCCGCGAAGAGAGCCGTCGCCAGCTCCGCCCCCTCAGTGATGAGGAGCTGCACGAAGCCTTGCGGCCCGCCCTGGCACGTGCGGGCTTAGGGAGCGACCCGCGCCTGCCGCAGCTGGTGGCCCTGTACCGGGACTGGGCTTTTTCCGTGGGAGACTTGGCGCAAAAGCTCTCGGTGTTTGGCAGGGAGTCGGTGCCGGTCATGGACAGGACCGCAGTGCAGTTCTTGGCGCGGGAGTCTTCGCAGAAGGTGCTTTGGTCTTTTGCACGTGGATTGAGGTCGCTGCGCCACCTCGATGCGGAGGTTTTCTCCCGGCTCATGACCAAGGTCAGGCAGGAGACCGGGCTCATGGGCCATGACCTGTGGGTGCCGGTGCGACTTGTCCTTACCGGCGACCGAGATGGCCCACCTCTGCCGCAAGTGGTAGCGCTCATGGGCAGAGATAAGTGCCAGAAACTTATCGAGAGGATACTTGGTTAA